The following nucleotide sequence is from Parvularculales bacterium.
TGGAGCGTCTTGACAGTACGCTGCGGGCCATCGTGCGGGCCGGGGTGTATGAACTGATGCACATGGACCATATTCCCGTTGCGGTGATTATTGATGATTATCTCGATACCGCTCATGCCTTTTTTAACAAGGAGCAGACGGCTTTTGTCAACGGCGTTCTGGATTCTCTGGGGCGGACGTTAAGGCCGAACTCTTTTTCATGACAAAAGCCTGCATGTATATTTGCAAAAATCTGTCATGCAGATTTCCTTTGTTTGTTTGCAAAAATCCAGCATGTGGATTTTTGGCTTTTGCCAACGGTGTGCTGGATTCTCTGGGGCGGACGTTAAGGCCGGAGCAAATGCGTGATGCAAAACCCTGACTTAAATGATTTAGACGAATTTTCTCTCATCAAAAGCCTGTTTGAGCCGTTAACGCGGGGCGGGGCGGGTGCCTTCGGGCTTCAGGATGACGGGGCCGTCTTTAACGTACCGGCGGGTCTTGAGGTGGGCATGAGTAAAGACATCCTGACCGCCGGTGTGCATTTTCACGACCGGGACGCGCCGGATATCATCGCCCGCAAAGCGTTGCGGGTTAATCTTTCCGACCTCGCCGCCATGGGGGCGCATCCTTACGGCTATTTGCTGGGACTGGCCTGGCCCCGTGACCGGCCTCGCGGGGAGATTGAGAATCTTGCCAAAGGGCTGGCTCATGACGGCGCCCATTACGACATCTCTCTCCTGGGGGGCGATACCATCGCCACGAAAGGGCCCTTAACATTATCGGTGACCGTATGCGGCTTTGTGCCTCAGGGTACGTGTTTGCGCAGGGCAGGGGCTGCGGCCGGTGACGGGATTTATGTCTCGGGCACAGTGGGCGATGCCGCCGCCGGTCTTGGCGTCTTGCAGGGGCGGGTTTCCTGTTCGTCACCACGCCATGAGGCTTATCTGACAGAACGTTATCATCTGCCCGAACCGCGTCAGGCGCTGGGTGTTGCCTTGCGGGGCGTGGCAACGGCGGCGGTGGATGTTTCCGACGGGCTGGTGGCGGATCTGGGCCATCTGTGTGAGGCATCGGGTGTGGGGGCTACCATAGAGTTGCGCCACCTGCCGTTGTCCGGCGCCCTGATCTCTGCCCAACCAACAGCCACAGATGACCAGCAGGCGGACGCCTACTCTCTCGTGTTGGGGGGCGGGGATGATTATGAACTCCTGTTCACGGCTCCGGCGGAGGCCGGAGAGGTGGTAGCCGAAGTGGCCACCGGGACGGATACAAGTGTTACCCGCATCGGTGTTATAGAGGCCGGCAGCGGCGTGCGGGTGGTGGATGCTTCAGGGGGTCCCCTGTCCTTACCGGGAACGGGCTACCGTCATTTTTGAGGCTTTACCCCGTTTTTATAGTCGACGGAATATGCCATGATTATTGACAGGTAGCCGCATTGTGACTACATTAAGACTACTTGATATCAGGAGGTCATTATGCCCGTTGCAGATACATATGTCCGCGCCCGTATTGATACGGAGACCAAAAAAAGAGCCAGCGATGCATTAAACGCGATGGGCTTATCGGTGTCGGATGCTATCCGGTTGCTCATGTTCAAAGTGGCTGACGAACACCGGCTTCCCTTTGAAATCAAGGCACCTAGCAAAAGTAGCCGTAAAGCGTTGACTGAAATTGCGTCCGGTAAAACGGATAGTTTCCATTCCGTTGATGAACTGATGACAGATTTGCATGCGGACGATTGAGCGTCCCGGTTCGTTCAAACGCGATTACAAACGTGAAGCAAAAGGGCGTTATCGTTCTACCCTTGATACCGAGTTGTTGGCTGTCCTGAATGCACTTGTTGTTGATCAATCGCTTGAGCCACGTTACCGGGACCACTCGTTGACCGGTGACTGGCATGGATATCGCGAATGTCATATCAAACCGGACCTTCTTCTGATCTATCGCAAAACCGACGATAATGTGCTTATCCTTGCCCGCCTCGGGTCGCATAGTGAGTTGTTCGGCTAACTCAACGTATCAGTCCGGGAAACGACCGGCCGTACAGGCTTTTGACGGCATTACCGCAGGCGCGGTAGCCCCTTCGGCCGAGCCGTCAGGCATCTGATGGAAAATTCTCAACCAAATCTGTTTTTTTAGTCCTCACGGCGCGTAATATGGGTTGCTTTCACGGGGCAGTTCTGAAAATATCACCTGTCGTGTGCGCTCCTGAGTCAATGATGTTTCAACGATTCCGGGCGCATTTTTTTAAGTGAGGAGAAAAAGAAAATATGGCGGAGGGAAGCATGGTTCTGATGGCAATTATGGCCTGTGGCGGTTTGGCTATTCTTTATGGGGTCTGGGCTATTCGCTCGGTGCTATCGGCGGATGCCGGCAATGAGCGTATGCAGGAAATAGCCGGCGCTATCCAGGAAGGTGCCGGAGCCTATCTCAACCGCCAATATACGGCTATCGCCATAGTCGGCGTCGTCATTTTTGCGCTCATCTGGTGGTTGCTCGGGTTTCTGGTCGCCATGGGCTTTCTGGTGGGGGCGGTGTTGTCGGGCATGGCAGGTTATATCGGCATGATTGTTTCGGTGCGCGCCAATGTGCGCACAACACAGGGGGCCAGCCGCTCTCTACAAGACGGGCTTTTGATTGCCTTCCGTTCGGGCACCGTGACGGGCATGCTGGTGGCCGGTCTGGCTCTTCTGGCGGTGACGGTTTATTTTTACGTACTTACCGATGTGCTGGCCATTCCCGTAGGCTCGCGGACAGTGGTGGATGCTCTTGTGGCGCTGGGCTTCGGAGCCTCCCTGATTTCGATTTTCGCGCGTCTGGGGGGTGGCATTTTCACCAAAGGCGCCGATGTGGGCGGTGATCTGGTCGGTAAGGTAGAGGTGGGTATTCCTGAAGATGACCCGCGCAATCCTGCCGCCATCGCCGATAGTGTCGGTGATAATGTGGGCGACTGTGCGGGCATGGCCGCCGACCTCTTTGAAACATACGCGGTTACGGTTGTGGCGACCATGGTGCTGGCCTCGATCTTCTTTACCGGCATGACAGAGATGATGATCTATCCTCTGGCAATCGGCGGGGCGTGTATTATCACCTCAATTATCGGCATGTTTTTTGTGAAGCTTGGCAAAAGCCAGAATATCATGGGGGCTCTCTATAAAGGTTTTATTGCGTGTGCCCTGTTATCGGTGCCCGCCTTGTGGCTTGTGACGGATTCTCTGGTCGGGATGGACACCCCTCTGACGGCGGCGGGCAGTTTTTTCTCCGGCACGGATCTGTTTCTGTGCGGCCTTGCCGGCCTTATCGTGACGGGGCTGATTATCTGGATTACCGACTATTATACCGGCGTGGGGCACAGGCCCGTTAAAAGCGTCGCGGAAGCCTCCGTCACCGGACATGGCACAAATGTCATTCAGGGGCTGGCGGTATCAATGGAGGCCACGGCTCTGCCGGCGCTGGTTATCGTGGTGGGTATTCTGGTGACCTATGGCCTTGCCGGTCTGTTCGGGATTGCGGTTGCGGTAACAACCATGCTGGCGCTGGCGGGCATGGTGGTGGCTCTTGATGCCTTCGGACCGGTCACCGACAATGCCGGAGGGATTGCGGAGATGGCCGATCTGCCCGAGGATGTGCGCTCGACAACCGATGCGCTGGATGCGGTAGGCAATACCACAAAAGCCGTTACCAAAGGATATGCCATCGGCTCGGCCGGTCTTGGCGCTCTGGTCCTGTTTGCCGCCTACACGCAGGATCTGATGTATTTTGCCGAAAATTCCGGCGATTACCCCTATTTTGAAGGGGTCACGGCAAACTTCTCCCTCTCCAGCCCCTATGTGGTGGTCGGACTTTTTGTCGGGGGGCTGTTGCCCTATCTGTTCGGCGGCATGGGCATGATGGCCGTCGGACGTGCGGCCTCGTCCATCGTTCAGGAAGTGCGCCGCCAGTTCAAGGAGAACCCGGGCATCATGGAGGGGACAACGCGGCCCGACTATGCGCGTGCGGTGGATATGCTCACCCGCTCGGCCATCCGGGAGATGGTGATTCCCTCAATGTTGCCGGTGCTCTCACCCATCGTGCTGTTTTTCATCATTGAGGCCATTGCCGGTAAAGCGGAGGCGTTCTCGGCCGTTGGTGCCATGTTGCTGGGCGTGATTATCACGGGGCTTTTCGTGGCAATTTCCATGACTGCCGGAGGTGGCGCATGGGATAATGCCAAGAAATATATCGAGGACGGTAATCTGGGCGGCAAAGGGTCAGATGCCCATAAGGCGGCGGTAACGGGAGATACGGTCGGAGACCCTTATAAGGATACCGCCGGTCCGGCCGTCAACCCGATGATTAAAATTACCAACATTGTAGCCCTGTTGTTGTTGGCGGTCTTGTCGCACGCCGCCTAGAGCGGTGGGCCGGTGTTGTCCGGCTCTGACATACAATGGAGATATGAAATGAAAACCCTGACAACGTTTTCAATGGCTATAGCCATGGCTTTTGCCGTTAGCGGAGTGGTGGTTTTGACTACACCTTCCGATCAGGCCCGGCATCTTCGCAACTGACGAAGCGAGCTGCCTGTTCGACAAGGATCATCCGGCGTGTTTTGATTCAGAAGGCCGCCGGAGAGACGGCCGGCTTATTGAAGATCCGGACATGTAGGCCTCACCGGTCTGTCTTTATTCCGCACCTTGAAGGAAATATATCAGGACAGAAAACCGGACATTCCGGGACGAGCGTTACTTTGTTCTCTTTAGGGCAACACCTGGGGGGGCGTGTCAAAGCGTCCGAGGTTGCCTAAAAACTGCTCTACGATTGTCAGCTCCTGACCGCCCGTCTTTGTGATGCGCTCAACCGGCGTTACCGAATAGCCATCCGCAAGGGTATATTGCTTAATACTGGTGACGCCGCCGTTCTGGTTAAAAGATACGGCGACGACTTCCTGATCAATAATCTCAGGCCGGTAAAACATAAATTCCTGAACATGGGTAGAAGCATAATACCATGTGTTACCCAGAATGGATTTTGTTGACGGGGTGCCAAAGGTCTCCATGACCTGCTCACGGGTCGTCAGGTTGGCGGCTTTGATCATGTCATACAGCGGGAGTAACCCTTCCTCCGCAAGCTGTTCATCCGAACCCTGACCTTCAGGCACATATCCCCGCAGGCCGTCTACCGGTGCGCAGGCCATGCCATAAAGGAGCAGTGCCGTCACCGCCGAAAAGCGCAGGCAAGACGCACAGTGGCCGTTTGGTAAAAAATCAGAAATCATAGACATATCTCATTAACTCTTATGGGAAACACTTTCGGGAACTCCGGCGACCCTGATTAAGGGGGTGCTTTTTTATGTGATAATACCGCTCATTTTGCAACATATCTCTTTGCACTATACGATGATATATAGGGTGGAAGCCGGTTCGGGGGTGGTCTGCGGCCCGGCCTCCGGCGTCAAAGCATCCACCGGATGCTGTTGACCCGAAGGCGCGTTAAGCGATGCTAGGTGCCTTGCCGGTGCACGGCGATGCCGACTCACAAGTGTTCTCCGGTGACTTCCGGTCTCCGGCCTCCGTGTCAGTATCCGGGTATATATATAACGTCTCAACTCCGGGGATAGCATTCAAAATGTTCAAGGGCTTTCGGGCAAAAAAACAGGCGAAAAATACACTGGCCGATGTTTACCGTGTCGTAGTCGGGCAGGCAAGATTGCCGGCATTTTACAGGGACTTCGGCGTTCCCGATACGGTAGACGGGCGTTTTGACATGATCGTGTTGCACATGGCGCTGTGTTTGCGGCGGCTCCGGGCAGCGGATGCGGACCTTGACGATCAGGCACAGGCTCTTTTCGACTTTATGTTCAGCGATATGGATTACGCCCTGCGTGAGATGGGAGCGGGGGATATGTCTGTAGGGCGGCGGATCAGAGCCATGGTCGAGGCTTTTTACGGGCGCACCAAAACCTATGACAAAGCCCTTGATGCCGGCGACGGGGAGATGCTGACTGATGCTTTAGCCCGTAATGTGTTTCCCGATTGCAAGCCTCCCGTAGCGGCGGCCCACAGGCTGGCGGAATATGTAATACAGGCGGAGGCCGCTCTGGCAGGGGTACCGGTCACGGATATTTTAGCCGGAGGGTTTGGTTTTTGTGATCCGGCGGCGGCTTTGAATTGTCCATAAAAGCGGTGTTCTTTAAAATTCTTTCCCTAAAGCTGAAATTTTTGTTCAATATATTGTTTTTATTTGATTTTTTTCGTAAATGCTCCCTTGCAATCTTAACCTCAGGCGGTAATCTGCTTGCTTGATGGGGTGTCCCATTCGGGTTGACAAAGTTGGGTTTAGGTTAGTTGACAGAGTTGGGTTAGATAAGGTGCACCCTGCCTAAGGCGGTAACCTGTTTGTGTGGGTGCGGAAAGATAGCAGAGGAAAACCGAGGAACGTTGTGAAGGACAAACCGGTAATATCCCTTGACGGCATGGGGGGCGATGATGCGCCGAAAAGCGTTGTGGAGGGTGCGGCACAGGCGCTTGAGCGGCGTCCGGATATTCGCTTTATTATTTATGGCGATGAGGCGCTGTTGTGTCCTCTCGTGAACAGGCATCCGGCCCTTAAGGAAGCCGCAACGCTTGTCCATACGGAGGCCGTTGTGGCGATGGATGATCCCCCGGCCCAGGCCCTGCGCAAGGGGCGGCGGGTCAGTAGCATGTGGCAGGGGATATGGGCCGTAAAGACCGGTGAGGCGGATGCGGCCGTATCAGCAGGAAATACCGGTGCGCTGATGGCTATGGGAAAAGTTATTTTGAAAACGGTTCCGGGGGTGAGGCGCCCGGTACTGGCAGCCTTGTGGCCTAATTTAAAAGGTATCGGTGTGGTTCTGGATTTGGGGGCGGGTGTTAGTCAGGATGTACGCCAGTTGGTAGAGTCTGCCGTGATGGGAGAAGCCTATGCGCGGGTGTTGCTGGACAAGACGCGGCCCAGAGTCGGGCTTTTGAATGTCGGGGTTGAG
It contains:
- the thiL gene encoding thiamine-phosphate kinase, coding for MQNPDLNDLDEFSLIKSLFEPLTRGGAGAFGLQDDGAVFNVPAGLEVGMSKDILTAGVHFHDRDAPDIIARKALRVNLSDLAAMGAHPYGYLLGLAWPRDRPRGEIENLAKGLAHDGAHYDISLLGGDTIATKGPLTLSVTVCGFVPQGTCLRRAGAAAGDGIYVSGTVGDAAAGLGVLQGRVSCSSPRHEAYLTERYHLPEPRQALGVALRGVATAAVDVSDGLVADLGHLCEASGVGATIELRHLPLSGALISAQPTATDDQQADAYSLVLGGGDDYELLFTAPAEAGEVVAEVATGTDTSVTRIGVIEAGSGVRVVDASGGPLSLPGTGYRHF
- a CDS encoding ubiquinol-cytochrome C chaperone family protein, which produces MFKGFRAKKQAKNTLADVYRVVVGQARLPAFYRDFGVPDTVDGRFDMIVLHMALCLRRLRAADADLDDQAQALFDFMFSDMDYALREMGAGDMSVGRRIRAMVEAFYGRTKTYDKALDAGDGEMLTDALARNVFPDCKPPVAAAHRLAEYVIQAEAALAGVPVTDILAGGFGFCDPAAALNCP
- a CDS encoding type II toxin-antitoxin system YafQ family toxin; protein product: MRTIERPGSFKRDYKREAKGRYRSTLDTELLAVLNALVVDQSLEPRYRDHSLTGDWHGYRECHIKPDLLLIYRKTDDNVLILARLGSHSELFG
- a CDS encoding sodium-translocating pyrophosphatase: MAEGSMVLMAIMACGGLAILYGVWAIRSVLSADAGNERMQEIAGAIQEGAGAYLNRQYTAIAIVGVVIFALIWWLLGFLVAMGFLVGAVLSGMAGYIGMIVSVRANVRTTQGASRSLQDGLLIAFRSGTVTGMLVAGLALLAVTVYFYVLTDVLAIPVGSRTVVDALVALGFGASLISIFARLGGGIFTKGADVGGDLVGKVEVGIPEDDPRNPAAIADSVGDNVGDCAGMAADLFETYAVTVVATMVLASIFFTGMTEMMIYPLAIGGACIITSIIGMFFVKLGKSQNIMGALYKGFIACALLSVPALWLVTDSLVGMDTPLTAAGSFFSGTDLFLCGLAGLIVTGLIIWITDYYTGVGHRPVKSVAEASVTGHGTNVIQGLAVSMEATALPALVIVVGILVTYGLAGLFGIAVAVTTMLALAGMVVALDAFGPVTDNAGGIAEMADLPEDVRSTTDALDAVGNTTKAVTKGYAIGSAGLGALVLFAAYTQDLMYFAENSGDYPYFEGVTANFSLSSPYVVVGLFVGGLLPYLFGGMGMMAVGRAASSIVQEVRRQFKENPGIMEGTTRPDYARAVDMLTRSAIREMVIPSMLPVLSPIVLFFIIEAIAGKAEAFSAVGAMLLGVIITGLFVAISMTAGGGAWDNAKKYIEDGNLGGKGSDAHKAAVTGDTVGDPYKDTAGPAVNPMIKITNIVALLLLAVLSHAA
- a CDS encoding type II toxin-antitoxin system RelB/DinJ family antitoxin produces the protein MPVADTYVRARIDTETKKRASDALNAMGLSVSDAIRLLMFKVADEHRLPFEIKAPSKSSRKALTEIASGKTDSFHSVDELMTDLHADD
- the bamE gene encoding outer membrane protein assembly factor BamE, yielding MISDFLPNGHCASCLRFSAVTALLLYGMACAPVDGLRGYVPEGQGSDEQLAEEGLLPLYDMIKAANLTTREQVMETFGTPSTKSILGNTWYYASTHVQEFMFYRPEIIDQEVVAVSFNQNGGVTSIKQYTLADGYSVTPVERITKTGGQELTIVEQFLGNLGRFDTPPQVLP